In Haemorhous mexicanus isolate bHaeMex1 chromosome 6, bHaeMex1.pri, whole genome shotgun sequence, a single window of DNA contains:
- the LOC132328429 gene encoding inositol 1,4,5-trisphosphate receptor-interacting protein-like 1: MDPVVFLFVLLKSLIQYPQPVADGLDEETRLRMEVRAKHLEWERLHLEQEMERVTRKQVQLLKVLAVAVLLVHILVLWYIGWKSSLRREEDEEENRGANEEQLGNVAAHEEGNAGNEAVSESEIVENNNVSTAVQEEDDFDDRIGQVIMERIQWPVQDLQAGCEWITKLMDNYSLYFCHVLANSFYPVLQRAIGVGSAFEGWSPREQDVVYRVLIPMTPPRGHSFHLELDSAGQRQVRNFRVRVQLECTCTREQQAEDMLCFLHHPEEELRRNQGPSLLDTLCTGSYLDAQKTARWFCQLVRAIWPALPQSHNWHLVLLPSTRSCQFKVTNGSKSFRIEMLFGVRRDDSAIFVSSQTREAHTASTIWPESYAVAEVEFFKHIARQAPPDSLHLKCLQFFTRLQLGFGFSTYTMKTIVMHLLNVTPVTSWRRRDLPERLQDVMDSLCLCVQTKHLNHFIVGNQRLPQDINLPPDVQTGETYNLLHHLVQEPHAHSQAIYEYQILQKWFRRILLAED, encoded by the coding sequence atggatCCCGTGGTATTCCTTTTTGTACTTTTGAAAAGCCTCATCCAGTACCCACAGCCCGTGGCTGACGGATTGGATGAGGAAACACGTCTGCGCATGGAAGTGCGTGCAAAACACCTGGAATGGGAGAGACTTCATctggagcaggagatggagcGGGTCACCCGGAAGCAGGTGCAGCTCTTGAAGGTCTTAGCTGTTGCTGTGCTCCTTGTCCACATCTTAGTCCTGTGGTATATTGGGTGGAAAAGcagcctgaggagagaggaggatgaagaagaaaaccGTGGTGCAAATGAAGAGCAACTTGGCAATGTTGCTGCACATGAAGAAGGCAATGCTGGAAATGAAGCTGTCAGTGAGTCTGAAATTGTAGAAAACAACAATGTTTCAACTGCCGTGCAAGAAGAAGACGATTTCGATGATCGCATTGGACAAGTTATAATGGAGCGCATCCAGTGGCCTGTACAGGACCTGCAGGCAGGCTGTGAGTGGATAACTAAACTCATGGATAATTATAGCCTTTACTTTTGCCATGTCTTGGCAAACAGTTTCTACCCAGTCCTGCAACGAGCCATcggggtgggcagtgccttTGAAGGCTGGAGTCCCCGTGAGCAGGATGTCGTGTACCGCGTGCTCATACCCATGACTCCTCCCCGAGGCCACAGCTTCCACCTGGAGCTGGacagtgcagggcagaggcaggtgaGGAACTTCCGTGTCCGTGTGCAGCTGGAGTGCACCTGCAcgagggagcagcaggctgaggacatgctgtgcttcctgcaccaccccgaggaggagctgaggaggaaTCAGGGTCCCAGCCTCCTGGACACCCTCTGCACCGGCTCCTACCTTGACGCGCAGAAAACTGCCCGCTGGTTTTGCCAGCTGGTGAGAGCAATCTGGCCAGCTTTGCCTCAGTCACACAACTGGCACttagtgctgctgccctccacaCGCTCCTGCCAATTCAAAGTGACCAACGGCAGTAAAAGCTTCAGGATTGAGATGCTGTTTGGGGTGCGGAGAGATGACTCAGCCATCTTTGTCAGCAGCCAGACCAGAGAGGCCCACACAGCAAGCACAATCTGGCCCGAGTCCTATGCTGTGGCAGAGGTTGAGTTCTTCAAGCACATTGCCAGGCAGGCCCCCCCGGACAGCTTGCACCTCAAATGCCTGCAGTTCTTCACCCGACTTCAGCTGGGCTTTGGCTTTTCCACCTACACCATGAAGACCATTGTCATGCACCTGCTCAATGTCACGCCTGTCACATCGTGGCGCAGGAGAGATCTCCCGGAACGACTGCAGGATGTCATGGACAGCCTGTGTTTATGTGTGCAAACAAAACACCTCAACCACTTCATTGTGGGTAACCAGAGGCTCCCGCAGGACATCAATTTACCTCCAGATGTTCAAACGGGTGAGACATACAATCTCCTCCATCACCTGGTGCAGGAGCCTCATGCCCACAGCCAGGCGATATATGAGTACCAAATTCTGCAAAAGTGGTTCAGAAGAATCCTTCTTGCTGAAGATTGA